The following nucleotide sequence is from Coleofasciculus chthonoplastes PCC 7420.
AAACATCAAATCCCGAACATTCTTTAACACAAAATTACCCGTCTCTTTGCTTAATTCACCCCTACAGATTATCGGACAACGTTCTTGATACGCTTTAACTGCTAAAATAAGCTGTTCGACATTTAAACCTTAATGTCAATAATGGCGAAAGCCTTGCCGTAGTAGTGCGAGCATCTTGCTCGCTGCATTGAGCATCTTGCTCGCTGCATTGAGCATCTTGCTCGCTGCATTGAGCATCTTGCTCGCTGCATTGAGCATCTTGCTCGCTGCATTGAGCATCTTGCTAAGACGCTGTATCATTAATTGATATTAAATGCGGGTTAGCCACCCCCTTGATAATTTAGTCCGCGTAGGCGGACTTTGTTTGTGTAGCAGCGACTTCTAGTCGCCATCGCAAAAAGGGCATTTCTTATAAGAATCTTAATGGGGGAACGTCTGAACTAGCTGAAATTACCTGACCAATAATGTGACTATCTTTATATCCTAATGCTTGCAGAACCTGCTCACAATTCGCTGCTTTATCCCCAGGAATCGTCGCTAATAACCCGCCAGAGGTTTGTGGATCAAAAAGTACCGGATAATTAGCGCGATCGCACATCTCTTCTTGATTCCTGATAAACCTTGCTGCTTGGACATTCTGGGGATACAGCGAACTGGCAATTCCCTGTTGCACAAGTTCCGTCACCCCCTCCAGCAGGGGAATTCTCTCCCACTCTAATTCCACCGCCACTCCCGATGCTTGCACCATTTCTACTAAATGTCCCACGAATCCAAAACCTGTCACATCAGTACAAGCCGTGACACCATGATCTCGAAATACTTTAACTGCTTCCTGATTGGATAACAGCATCGACTCAACCGCCTGATCAATCCAGCGCCCTTTTGCTTGTAAACGTTGATGTGCAGCAAATAAAATCCCGGTTCCCAAGGCTTTAGTTAGAATTATGCGATCGCCTGGTTTCATCCCACTTTTTTTAATCAGTTGCTGAGGATGTACTAACCCATTACAGGATAAACCAAACGTTAATTCTGCCCCTTCTGTGGTATGTCCTCCCACCAACGGCGCTTGTACTTGAGATAATACCTTCATCGCCCCGGATAACAATTGATAGAGGGTTTCCTCCTGTTGGGCGGCTGTCGCATAGGGAACCGTTACCATTGCCAAAACACTCTGAGGCGTTGCACCCATGGCAAATAAATCGCTGAGACAGTGATGAGTGCTAATTTGTCCAAAGATAAAGGGATCATTGATTAAAGTGCGAAAATAATCAATCGTTTGCACTAATAGTTTATCGGCGGGAACTTTTAGCACCGCTGCATCATCGGGCGTTCCCAATCCGAGAATAATATCATCTGGTGTGGAGAAATGATACTCATCCTGCACCCGTTTTAACACTCGTTCTAGGGTAGTGCTACCCACTTTAGAACCACAGCCAGCGCAATACATCGGTGGGGCGTTTTTTGGTGTCCCTAAACGGGGTAATTTCGTCAAGTTCGGTGTTTTCTCTGGAACAGGATTAGCCGATTCCATCTCTGGCAAATCCCTAAATTGCCACATAAATTTGCGGTCAATATGATCCTTCCAACGCCATAATAGTCGGGAGTGCCAACCCAAGGAACCCCAGGATGCGATCGCGCTTCCATCACCTGTACCAATTAAACTCAAATATCGCCGTTGAGGTTTGTAAGGATGTAGGGCTTTTCCTTGTACAAAGCGACGCAAATTTTCCACTAAAGGCTTCCCTTGACGCACCGCAAACACCCCGGCTTTGGGACGAAGATGATTCACCATGGTAGCGATATCACCAGCAGCAAAAATATGAGGATGAGAGAGGGATTGTAACGTATCGCCAACTGAAATAAAACCCTTTGAAGTGGTATGCAATCCAGATTCCGCAATCCAACTCGGTGCCGAGGCTTGGGTTACCCAGAAACTGTAATCGCAATCGACAACTAAACCCGACTCACAGCAAATTTTATCGGGTAATATCTGAGAAACCGTTTCCCCTAAATGCACCTGAATTCCCCGTTTCCTTAGCAGCTTCTGAACATATCGCCGCGCCCAGGAATTATGACCTGGTAATAGTTGATTACCCCGATGAAATAAATGAATTTTTACAGAGGTGCCATGGCGCGTCTCTACATGATTAATACGCCGTTGCATTGTCATTGCCAGTTCTACTCCACCTGCACCACCGCCAACAATGCCTAAACTCAGAGATTGTTTAGGATGTTGTGCAAGAGTTTCAATAATTCGATTCCATCGCTTTAAAAATTGGGGAACGGGTTTAGCCGGAATCGCGTATTTAGCTACGCCAGAAACCGATTCTTTAGCCGGGGTACTACCAATATCAATCGATAAGACATCAAAGGCAACGGGAGGACGATTGGCACAAATAACTTTATTTGAGTTTAAATCTAAACCCACGGCTTTATCGATATACAATTGAGCGCCAGCAAATTGAGCAAGACGCCGCAAATCAATATGACATTCATCAAAGGTATAGAACCCAGCCACATGACCCGGTAACATTCCGGAATAGGGGGTATGAGACACATTCGTGATCAGCGTCAAGCGTACTCCGGGTAAGGAATTCATCCCCAACATCCGCAGTGCGATCGCGTGGCTATGACCGCCGCCAATAAGGACTAAATCTTTGTCATTAGTCATTGGTTCTTTGTCCTTTGTCATTGGTCAGGGTTTGACACTTATATGCCTAATTTAACATCAATGGTACGCTCCAGGC
It contains:
- the selD gene encoding selenide, water dikinase SelD, with protein sequence MTKDKEPMTNDKDLVLIGGGHSHAIALRMLGMNSLPGVRLTLITNVSHTPYSGMLPGHVAGFYTFDECHIDLRRLAQFAGAQLYIDKAVGLDLNSNKVICANRPPVAFDVLSIDIGSTPAKESVSGVAKYAIPAKPVPQFLKRWNRIIETLAQHPKQSLSLGIVGGGAGGVELAMTMQRRINHVETRHGTSVKIHLFHRGNQLLPGHNSWARRYVQKLLRKRGIQVHLGETVSQILPDKICCESGLVVDCDYSFWVTQASAPSWIAESGLHTTSKGFISVGDTLQSLSHPHIFAAGDIATMVNHLRPKAGVFAVRQGKPLVENLRRFVQGKALHPYKPQRRYLSLIGTGDGSAIASWGSLGWHSRLLWRWKDHIDRKFMWQFRDLPEMESANPVPEKTPNLTKLPRLGTPKNAPPMYCAGCGSKVGSTTLERVLKRVQDEYHFSTPDDIILGLGTPDDAAVLKVPADKLLVQTIDYFRTLINDPFIFGQISTHHCLSDLFAMGATPQSVLAMVTVPYATAAQQEETLYQLLSGAMKVLSQVQAPLVGGHTTEGAELTFGLSCNGLVHPQQLIKKSGMKPGDRIILTKALGTGILFAAHQRLQAKGRWIDQAVESMLLSNQEAVKVFRDHGVTACTDVTGFGFVGHLVEMVQASGVAVELEWERIPLLEGVTELVQQGIASSLYPQNVQAARFIRNQEEMCDRANYPVLFDPQTSGGLLATIPGDKAANCEQVLQALGYKDSHIIGQVISASSDVPPLRFL